CCCCCGACTTTCCTAGGAGCTTCTTTCCTCTAACCAGAAGCCCCCCCAATCCAGCCGTCtattcctcccccaacctccaagGTACCCTGCCCCTGTCCACCTGTGGTGAGGCTCCCCCAAAGGGACAGGGAGGttgaggagggggatggggtcCAAGGCAAAGTTGGgctgagcctggtccctcttgCCCCCTGTCCACCTCACCAGAGGCCTGGGATTGTGCGCCATGCAGCGTGGTTCTGAGACGGTGTGATAGCCCGTGTACCAGGCACAGCGACAGTCCGGCAGGGCGAAAGTCCGGCAGAGCGAAAGCCGCTCCACAGTGCTACCTGCGCAATGCCGGTGGTCAGACGATGACTAGGCACAACAAGCCCCAGAGGCGCCCGGTAAGAGCCCAGGCCcgcctcccctcacccaggtacTCTGTTCTCACTCCGGGCAGGGATCTCTGCCCTCACACTCTATGAGAACCcacatcccccctccctgccccatccactCAGGGACCCAGCTCTGTACAGGAGTGTCTACCCTCAGCCCACCCTCGGGCTGCAAGCAGGCACGCCGTCCACTCCCTGCACTGCAGTTTTCATCCTTGGCTACACACTGGGATCACCGTGGGGCCCTCCCGAGATGGGTTGATTTACTTGGCCTGGGGCGCTGCCTGGGCATCAGGATTGTTTTCGACTCCCCAAGGGAGTCCAATGTCCGCCAACGCTGAGGACCACTGATGAAGCACCCCACGCCATCTGGAAAGCCCCGGGACAGGAGGCCATGTCCTcgcccctcagagcaccctcgGTCTATGCCTTGTCCAggaagccctgcctgcaccctgaccctcacctcctgggTCCTCCACCCACCAGTGGCACTGACCCTCATTTTCTTGCTGCCCCCAGAAGGTCAGCAAGCGTGCAGGTGCCCAGTGCACCAACTGCCAGACAACCACCACGCCAGTGTGGCGGCTGAATGCTAACAGAGACCCCGTGTGCAATGCCTGCGGCATTTATTACAAGCGACACCAGGTGTGCCCTGCCTCTTGgagcctgccccctgcacccccatcccactaacctggccttccttctccttttcctttcctgtattcttcctatctccctttctctcttctccctgttattctactccctcctccttccccatcacccttctcttctctacaccttcatctcctccctgccctgtcctttccctcctgctcccttctctctcctccatttctcatttccttccccctcccctccagccatcaGCTAGTCCTATGGCTAGAGGCTCCCTCAGCCTTTCCATTGCTTAGGGCCTCACAAGCTCATGACTCCTTAGGGCATTATCTGTGCCACAGCTGGGGCCTGCTCCCCTAGTCCTTGACCCAGTTCCCCACTGTTAAGGAGTGGGGTGGAAAGGGTGTCCCTGGTGGAGACACAGAGGCAAAAGTCTGAGGTTGGGGAACACTCATGGCCTCTCTTTCATCAGGTGAACCGACCACGGACCGTGCAGAAGGGTGGTATAAAGTCTAGAAAACCCAGGccatcacagaaagaaaagaagccagtgTCGAGCCTGGGAGGCACAGGACCGGCTGATGCTGTGGCTGGTGGCTtcatggtggtggctgggggcagcGATGGTGGGAATTGTGGGGAAGTGGCCTCGGGCTGGAGATTGGGCCCACCTGATACTGCCCATCCCTACCAAGGCCCGGGCCCCGAGGTGCTGTCAGGGCCTGTCAGCCACCTCATGCCTTCCCCCGGGCCCCTGTTGGGTTCAACCACAGGctccttccccacaggccccaTGCCTCCCGCCACCACCAGCACTGTGGAGGCGCCACTCAGCCCATGAGGACACAGAGCATGACTCAGAGCAGGGGTAGGGTCCCTCTCCGCGTGGAGCCAGAAGTTTCTACAACCCAACCTCTGGGCCCTCACAGCTCTTGGTCTGGACCATCGacgatttgtaaaataaatcatcaGAGTCCTGAAGTTGGAGGTGTGAGTCTGAGTGGGACTGAATAAAGAGCCGTGGTAGGTGGGGTGTGCAACGGTGCCTGTGGTTCTCTGGTGATGGCGTGAGGCCGTGTGAGACAGCACGTGTCACCCTTCATGATAGGGGGTTATGATGTGCAAGTATAAGAGTGTACTAGTATGTGAGACCACGTGTGACAGCAACCAGGGTGTATGATATGGCGTGTACATGCACACGTCATGGGCAGAGACTGTGTAGTGGCTG
The sequence above is a segment of the Myotis daubentonii chromosome X, mMyoDau2.1, whole genome shotgun sequence genome. Coding sequences within it:
- the LOC132224727 gene encoding erythroid transcription factor-like is translated as MNTASEDSYARGTFLENISAQRLSPDLLMLGPAEPSSIPVPSSAYGPPDFPRSFFPLTRSPPNPAVYSSPNLQGTLPLSTCEAWDCAPCSVVLRRCDSPCTRHSDSPAGRKSGRAKAAPQCYLRNAGGQTMTRHNKPQRRPKVSKRAGAQCTNCQTTTTPVWRLNANRDPVCNACGIYYKRHQVNRPRTVQKGGIKSRKPRPSQKEKKPVSSLGGTGPADAVAGGFMVVAGGSDGGNCGEVASGWRLGPPDTAHPYQGPGPEVLSGPVSHLMPSPGPLLGSTTGSFPTGPMPPATTSTVEAPLSP